A region from the Pseudomonadota bacterium genome encodes:
- the gap gene encoding type I glyceraldehyde-3-phosphate dehydrogenase: MTIRVGINGYGRIGRNVLRALFEAERTGEIEIVAVNDLGDAETNAHLTRYDSAHGKFPGKVEVKDGNMVVNGKTIKVFSERDPSKLPWGDLGVDVVHECTGLFTSKDKAGQHLKGGAKQVLISAPGGNDVDATIVYGVNHGVLKATDTVVSNASCTTNCLAPLVKPLHEKIGLVAGIMTTIHAYTNDQVLTDVYHSDLRRARSATQSMIPTKTGAAAAVGLVLPELNGKLDGYAVRVPTINVSLVDLTFQAARETSTKEVIEVVRAASESGPLKGILCVNDEPLVSIDFNHNPASSIFESSNTKVVNGTMVKVLSWYDNEWGFSNRMLDTTIAMVKARG; encoded by the coding sequence ATGACCATACGAGTCGGTATCAATGGCTATGGCCGCATCGGCCGCAACGTGCTGCGCGCCCTGTTCGAGGCGGAGCGCACCGGCGAAATCGAAATCGTCGCAGTGAACGATCTCGGCGACGCGGAAACCAACGCCCACCTGACCCGTTACGACTCCGCCCATGGCAAGTTCCCGGGCAAGGTCGAAGTGAAGGACGGCAACATGGTCGTCAACGGCAAGACCATCAAGGTCTTCTCCGAGCGCGACCCGTCCAAGCTGCCGTGGGGCGATCTCGGTGTCGACGTGGTGCACGAGTGCACGGGTCTTTTCACCAGCAAGGACAAGGCCGGCCAGCATCTGAAGGGCGGCGCCAAGCAGGTCCTGATCTCGGCGCCGGGTGGCAACGATGTCGACGCCACCATCGTCTACGGCGTCAATCACGGCGTGCTGAAGGCGACGGACACGGTGGTCTCGAATGCGTCCTGCACCACCAACTGCCTGGCGCCGCTGGTCAAGCCGCTGCACGAGAAAATTGGTCTCGTGGCCGGCATCATGACCACCATCCATGCCTACACCAACGACCAGGTGCTGACCGACGTCTACCACAGCGATCTGCGCCGCGCGCGTTCGGCCACGCAGTCCATGATCCCGACCAAGACCGGCGCCGCCGCCGCGGTCGGCCTGGTGCTGCCGGAACTGAACGGCAAGCTCGACGGCTACGCGGTGCGCGTGCCGACCATCAACGTCTCGCTGGTCGATCTGACCTTCCAGGCCGCGCGTGAGACCAGCACCAAGGAAGTCATCGAAGTGGTGCGCGCCGCCTCGGAAAGCGGCCCCTTGAAGGGCATCCTGTGCGTCAACGACGAACCCTTGGTGTCCATCGACTTCAATCACAACCCGGCTTCGTCGATCTTCGAATCGTCGAACACCAAGGTCGTGAACGGCACCATGGTCAAGGTGCTGTCGTGGTACGACAACGAGTGGGGTTTCTCCAACCGCATGCTCGACACCACCATTGCGATGGTCAAGGCGCGAGGCTAA
- a CDS encoding phosphoglycerate kinase, with the protein MLKMSALDLKGKRVLIREDFNVPLKNGKITDDTRLRAALPTLKLALDAGAAVLVMSHLGRPKEGKFEAEASLEPVVAALSSLLGVPVAFASDWIDGVDLAPGTITLGENTRFLVGENANDDALAKRMAALCDVFVNDAFATAHRAQASTHAVAKFAPVACGGPLLMAEVEALHQALKAPARPLVAIVGGSKVSTKLDLLESLVSKVDQLVVGGGIANTFLAAAGKEVGKSLCERDMLDIAKRLLAGDAHIPIPVDVVCGKEFAETTPATTKSADAVTADDMIMDLGPKSLDALCAEIEKAGTIVWNGPLGVFEFDSFAAGTERLAKAIAASKAFSIAGGGDTLAAIAKFGIAKDVSYISTAGGAFLEFLEGKTLPAIEILEQRAAQG; encoded by the coding sequence ATGCTGAAGATGAGCGCACTCGATCTCAAGGGCAAGCGCGTGTTGATCCGCGAGGATTTCAACGTGCCCTTGAAGAACGGCAAGATCACCGACGACACCCGACTGCGCGCCGCGCTGCCGACCTTGAAGCTGGCGCTGGACGCCGGCGCGGCGGTGCTGGTGATGTCGCATCTCGGACGTCCCAAGGAAGGCAAGTTCGAGGCCGAAGCCTCGCTCGAGCCGGTGGTCGCTGCGCTGTCTTCTCTACTTGGCGTACCGGTGGCCTTCGCGTCGGACTGGATAGACGGCGTGGACCTCGCGCCCGGCACCATTACGCTTGGTGAAAACACCCGCTTCCTGGTCGGCGAGAACGCCAACGACGACGCGCTCGCCAAGCGCATGGCGGCGCTGTGCGACGTGTTCGTCAACGATGCATTCGCCACCGCCCACCGCGCCCAGGCTTCGACCCACGCGGTCGCCAAGTTCGCGCCGGTCGCCTGCGGCGGCCCGCTGTTGATGGCCGAAGTCGAGGCGCTGCACCAAGCGCTGAAAGCGCCGGCGCGGCCCTTGGTCGCGATCGTCGGCGGTTCCAAGGTCTCGACCAAGCTCGACCTGTTGGAATCCCTGGTCAGCAAGGTCGATCAGCTGGTGGTCGGCGGCGGCATCGCCAACACCTTCCTGGCCGCGGCCGGCAAGGAAGTCGGCAAGTCGCTGTGCGAGCGCGACATGCTGGACATCGCCAAGCGCCTGCTGGCGGGCGACGCGCATATCCCGATCCCGGTCGACGTGGTGTGCGGCAAGGAGTTTGCCGAGACGACGCCGGCCACCACCAAGAGCGCCGATGCGGTGACGGCCGACGACATGATCATGGATCTCGGCCCCAAGAGCCTCGACGCGCTGTGCGCCGAGATCGAAAAAGCCGGCACCATCGTCTGGAACGGGCCCTTGGGCGTGTTCGAGTTCGACAGCTTCGCGGCCGGCACCGAGCGGCTCGCCAAGGCCATCGCGGCATCCAAGGCGTTCTCGATAGCCGGCGGTGGCGACACGCTCGCGGCCATCGCCAAGTTCGGCATCGCCAAGGATGTCTCCTACATCTCCACCGCCGGTGGCGCGTTCCTGGAGTTCCTCGAGGGCAAGACCTTGCCCGCCATCGAGATCCTGGAACAACGCGCGGCGCAGGGATGA
- the pyk gene encoding pyruvate kinase has translation MRRTKIVATLGPATDQGDMLARLIEAGLDAARLNYSHGEVADHARRAQAVREAAAAAGREVGLIADLQGPKIRLECFRDGPVTLAEGARFVIDAELGDHDGTQREVGVTYKALPGDVHAGDTLLVDDGRIVLKVERVHGARIDTTVQIGGPLSNHKGINRQGGGLSAPALTHKDREDLLHALAHGADYIAVSFPRTAEDIESARHLIKAAGGRAGIIAKMERAEALVHAEEIIAASDSIMIARGDLGVEIGDARLPPAQKMLVAMARRQFRTVITATQMMESMIEHPLPTRAEVFDVANAVLDGTDAVMLSGETSVGAYPDKAVAAMSRICQGAEQEWSNPPSSTLPDTAFERVDQAIAMSAIYCGNRMGVKAIAALTESGATPLWMSRVNTAIPIFALARHATTLRRVTLYRDVVPVEFDFNSVPYDGVTQEVLRVLKARGAVADGDRVIITKGDLHGYSGSTNGLKIVTVGEVVAPAG, from the coding sequence ATGAGGCGCACGAAAATCGTTGCGACCCTGGGGCCGGCCACCGACCAGGGCGACATGCTGGCGCGCCTCATCGAGGCGGGCCTGGATGCGGCGCGACTCAATTACTCCCACGGCGAAGTCGCCGATCATGCGCGCCGCGCACAGGCGGTGCGCGAAGCCGCGGCCGCCGCCGGCCGCGAAGTCGGCCTCATCGCCGATCTGCAAGGCCCCAAGATTCGCCTCGAATGTTTTCGTGACGGTCCTGTCACGCTCGCCGAAGGCGCGCGTTTCGTCATCGATGCCGAACTCGGCGACCACGACGGCACGCAGCGCGAAGTCGGCGTCACCTACAAGGCCCTGCCCGGCGACGTGCATGCCGGCGACACCCTGCTGGTCGACGACGGCCGCATCGTGCTGAAAGTCGAACGCGTGCACGGCGCGCGCATCGATACTACCGTGCAGATCGGCGGGCCGCTCAGCAATCACAAGGGCATCAACCGCCAGGGCGGCGGCTTGTCGGCGCCGGCCCTGACGCACAAGGATCGCGAAGACCTGCTGCACGCCCTTGCGCACGGCGCCGATTACATCGCGGTGTCGTTTCCGCGCACCGCCGAGGACATCGAAAGCGCGCGCCACTTGATCAAGGCCGCCGGCGGCCGCGCCGGCATCATCGCCAAGATGGAGCGCGCCGAAGCGCTCGTGCATGCCGAGGAGATCATCGCGGCCAGCGACTCGATCATGATCGCGCGCGGCGATCTCGGCGTCGAAATCGGCGATGCGCGCCTGCCGCCCGCGCAGAAAATGCTGGTGGCGATGGCACGCCGCCAGTTCCGTACCGTCATCACCGCCACGCAGATGATGGAATCGATGATCGAGCACCCGCTGCCGACCCGCGCCGAGGTGTTCGACGTCGCCAACGCCGTGCTCGACGGCACCGACGCGGTGATGCTGTCGGGCGAGACCAGCGTCGGCGCCTATCCCGACAAGGCCGTCGCGGCCATGTCGCGCATCTGCCAGGGCGCCGAACAGGAATGGAGCAATCCGCCGTCGTCGACCCTGCCCGACACCGCCTTCGAGCGGGTCGACCAGGCGATCGCGATGTCGGCCATCTATTGCGGCAACCGCATGGGCGTGAAAGCCATCGCGGCGCTGACCGAATCCGGCGCGACGCCGCTGTGGATGTCACGCGTCAATACCGCCATCCCGATCTTCGCACTGGCCCGCCATGCCACGACCCTGCGCCGCGTGACGCTGTATCGCGACGTGGTGCCGGTCGAGTTCGATTTCAATTCGGTGCCCTACGACGGCGTCACGCAGGAAGTGCTGCGGGTCTTGAAGGCGCGCGGCGCGGTCGCCGACGGCGACCGTGTCATCATCACCAAAGGTGATCTGCATGGCTATTCCGGCAGCACCAACGGCCTCAAAATCGTCACCGTCGGCGAGGTGGTGGCGCCGGCCGGATGA
- a CDS encoding fructose bisphosphate aldolase, whose translation MSTIEQQKTKFQTQAGFIAALDQSGGSTPKALKLYGIGEGEYSGETQMMDLIHAMRTRIITSPSFNGDRILAAILFEATMDRDIKGTPTADFLWNVKRVVPILKIDKGLEDEANGVQLMKPMPTLDALLAKAKSKGIFGTKERSVIKQANAAGIQAVVDQQLAVAKQVIAAGLVPIVEPEVDIHCPDKAQAEAILKDALKKGLDAFPAGQLVMLKLTLPEVDDLYADFVSHKNVLKVVALSGGYSREDANKKLARQHGMVASFSRALTEGLTAQQSDAEFDKAMDAAIQSIYLASKT comes from the coding sequence ATGAGCACAATCGAACAGCAGAAGACCAAGTTCCAGACCCAGGCCGGCTTCATCGCCGCGCTCGACCAGAGCGGCGGCAGCACGCCCAAGGCGCTCAAGCTCTATGGCATCGGCGAAGGGGAATACTCGGGCGAGACGCAGATGATGGATCTCATCCATGCCATGCGTACCCGCATCATCACCAGCCCCTCCTTCAACGGCGATCGCATCCTGGCCGCCATCCTGTTCGAAGCGACCATGGACCGTGACATCAAGGGCACGCCGACCGCCGACTTCCTGTGGAACGTCAAGCGCGTGGTGCCGATTCTCAAAATCGACAAGGGCCTGGAAGACGAAGCCAACGGCGTGCAGCTCATGAAGCCCATGCCGACCCTCGACGCGTTGCTCGCCAAGGCCAAGTCCAAGGGCATCTTCGGCACCAAGGAACGTTCGGTCATCAAGCAGGCCAACGCCGCCGGCATCCAGGCGGTGGTCGACCAGCAGCTGGCGGTCGCCAAGCAGGTCATCGCCGCCGGCCTCGTGCCCATCGTCGAGCCGGAAGTCGACATCCACTGCCCGGACAAGGCCCAGGCCGAAGCGATTTTGAAAGACGCGCTCAAGAAAGGCCTGGATGCCTTCCCGGCCGGTCAGCTGGTGATGCTGAAGCTCACCCTGCCGGAAGTCGACGACCTCTATGCCGACTTCGTGTCGCACAAGAACGTCTTGAAAGTGGTGGCGCTGTCGGGCGGCTATTCACGTGAAGACGCCAACAAGAAGCTCGCGCGTCAGCACGGCATGGTGGCGAGCTTCTCACGCGCGCTGACCGAAGGCCTGACCGCGCAGCAGAGCGATGCGGAATTCGACAAGGCCATGGACGCCGCCATCCAGAGCATTTATCTCGCGTCGAAGACCTGA
- a CDS encoding cupin domain-containing protein, which translates to MSAEPIPPNRSLASGSASASHPSLSGSHATPGFWYDQAEDEWAILLAGSAALEFEEGVVEMSAGEALLIPAHVKHRVARSAQAVWLALHFL; encoded by the coding sequence CTGAGTGCCGAGCCGATCCCGCCGAACAGGTCCTTGGCCAGCGGCTCCGCTTCCGCCTCGCACCCATCCTTGTCCGGCAGTCATGCGACGCCAGGTTTCTGGTATGACCAGGCGGAGGACGAGTGGGCGATATTGCTGGCCGGCAGCGCGGCCTTGGAATTCGAGGAGGGCGTGGTCGAGATGTCGGCGGGCGAGGCGCTGCTCATTCCCGCCCATGTGAAGCATCGAGTCGCGCGCTCAGCGCAGGCGGTGTGGCTGGCGCTGCATTTTCTGTAG
- a CDS encoding phosphoribosylaminoimidazolesuccinocarboxamide synthase: MTAALYESHLTSLPLIQRGKVRDIYEVDDKHLLIVTTDRISAFDVILSDPIPGKGAVLTALSNFWFARVASVIRNHLSKLTLAEVLPDAAERASVEGRAIVVDKLRPLPVEAIVRGYIIGSGWKDYQKTGRVCGIQLPAGLQQAQQLPEALFTPSTKAEIGEHDENIDFERTCELLGRARAEQVRDVSLKIYQAAADYARTKGIIIADTKFEFGLDANDELVLIDEVLTPDSSRFWPADEYQVGVSPPSFDKQFVRDYLETLDWNKQAPAPKLPAEIAEKTAAKYREALTRLTA, from the coding sequence ATGACCGCGGCCCTCTACGAATCCCATCTCACCAGCCTGCCGCTCATCCAGCGCGGCAAGGTGCGCGACATCTACGAGGTCGATGACAAGCACCTGTTGATCGTCACCACCGATCGCATCTCGGCCTTCGATGTCATCTTGTCCGATCCGATCCCGGGCAAGGGCGCGGTGCTGACCGCCCTGTCGAATTTCTGGTTCGCGCGTGTCGCAAGCGTGATACGCAACCACCTGTCGAAGCTGACGCTGGCCGAAGTGTTGCCCGACGCCGCCGAGCGCGCCAGCGTCGAAGGCCGCGCCATCGTCGTCGACAAGTTGAGACCGCTGCCGGTCGAAGCCATCGTGCGCGGTTACATCATCGGCTCGGGCTGGAAGGATTATCAGAAGACCGGCCGCGTGTGCGGCATCCAACTGCCGGCCGGGCTGCAACAGGCGCAGCAATTGCCCGAGGCCCTGTTCACGCCCTCGACCAAGGCCGAGATCGGCGAGCACGACGAGAACATCGACTTCGAACGCACCTGCGAGCTCCTGGGTCGCGCGCGCGCCGAGCAGGTGCGCGACGTGAGCTTGAAGATCTACCAGGCCGCCGCGGACTACGCTCGCACCAAGGGCATCATCATCGCCGATACCAAGTTCGAGTTCGGCCTCGACGCCAACGACGAACTGGTGTTGATCGACGAAGTGCTGACGCCCGATTCCTCGCGCTTCTGGCCGGCCGACGAATACCAGGTGGGTGTCAGCCCGCCGAGCTTCGACAAGCAGTTCGTGCGTGATTACCTCGAGACCCTCGACTGGAACAAGCAGGCGCCGGCGCCCAAGCTGCCGGCCGAGATCGCCGAGAAGACCGCGGCCAAGTATCGCGAGGCGCTGACGCGGCTGACGGCGTAA
- a CDS encoding FAD-dependent monooxygenase, with translation MIFDIVIAGGGVVGLTAAALLNDAGYSVCLLEPRLDRAPPSGEIGLRTYALTPAVRRILEAARAWAPLDHARVGYFDAMEVWDAGSSGHLDFLPPPGHRGAMGYILEQQNLVAALASSLATRPGVSLQPRALNGFEPGTPVLLNLDDGTRLRARLLIGADGANSAVRKAAGIEHSKVPYRQSAILANVAFARGHGHVARQRFLDSGPIAALPLAAQRECSIVWSCNDERAAELMACEDAHFIGALREAFEDCLGGVTYLSARAAFPLARAQAARMVDGHCVLLGDAAHLMHPLAGQGLNMGLMDVAALVECLGPATVGAAPSASALRRFERWRKSETLAMTAVTDGLHRLFQRNENLLCQARGAGMNATQRLAPLKHWLIARAMGTAGDVPRMVMPRA, from the coding sequence ATGATTTTCGATATCGTGATTGCTGGCGGCGGCGTGGTGGGACTCACCGCCGCCGCGCTCCTGAACGATGCGGGCTACAGCGTGTGCCTGCTCGAACCGCGCCTCGATCGCGCGCCGCCCAGCGGTGAAATCGGTCTTCGGACCTATGCGCTGACGCCCGCCGTGCGCCGCATCCTGGAAGCGGCGCGCGCCTGGGCGCCGCTGGACCATGCGCGCGTCGGATACTTCGACGCGATGGAGGTGTGGGATGCCGGCTCCAGCGGTCATCTCGATTTCCTGCCGCCGCCCGGCCATCGCGGCGCCATGGGTTACATCCTCGAACAGCAGAACCTGGTCGCGGCGCTGGCCTCCAGCCTCGCCACACGCCCGGGCGTCAGCCTCCAGCCGCGCGCCTTGAACGGCTTCGAGCCCGGCACGCCGGTGCTGCTCAATCTCGACGATGGCACGCGCCTGCGCGCCCGGCTATTGATCGGCGCCGACGGCGCCAACTCGGCGGTGCGCAAGGCGGCCGGTATCGAACATTCCAAGGTGCCCTACCGGCAGAGCGCGATCCTGGCCAATGTCGCGTTCGCGCGCGGCCACGGCCACGTTGCCCGTCAGCGCTTCCTGGACAGCGGGCCGATAGCCGCGCTGCCGCTCGCCGCGCAGCGCGAATGCTCCATCGTGTGGTCGTGCAACGACGAACGCGCGGCCGAACTGATGGCCTGCGAAGACGCGCATTTCATCGGCGCGCTGCGCGAGGCCTTCGAGGATTGCCTCGGCGGCGTCACGTATTTGAGCGCGCGCGCCGCGTTTCCGCTGGCGCGCGCCCAGGCCGCGCGCATGGTCGACGGCCACTGCGTGTTGCTGGGCGATGCCGCCCATCTCATGCACCCGCTGGCTGGGCAGGGCTTGAACATGGGGCTGATGGATGTCGCCGCGCTGGTCGAATGCCTGGGGCCGGCCACTGTCGGCGCCGCGCCATCGGCCAGCGCCCTGCGCCGCTTCGAGCGTTGGCGCAAGAGCGAGACCCTGGCCATGACCGCCGTCACCGACGGACTGCACCGGCTGTTTCAGCGCAACGAGAACCTGCTCTGCCAGGCGCGCGGCGCCGGCATGAACGCCACGCAGCGACTCGCGCCGCTCAAGCACTGGCTCATCGCGCGCGCCATGGGCACGGCCGGCGACGTGCCGCGCATGGTCATGCCGCGCGCCTGA